Proteins co-encoded in one Longimicrobiales bacterium genomic window:
- a CDS encoding helix-hairpin-helix domain-containing protein, with translation MDKHALALALEEIATLLRLQGESNRFRARAFATAARAIEKLEAEPRALLEDDQLEQVNGLGPATARTVRELLETGTSRYLEELRTRVPSGMRDLLAVPGLGPTKVEALHDRLGIDTLDDLEAAARAGRIAQVRGFGERLQARILEGIAFVRGASGRRRYAQALITANRLLAFLRAQPGIERAELAGELRRGLETVDGADFVVAGRADTCDAVIEAFLGVAPPSMAKRTADGAESVLADGLRMRVRCVPEERFATALLFATGSDAHLQALQQRAEGMRLALSAEGLHSCSRRVPVHTERDVYQALDLAWVPPELREDDESLSLAAMDALPSLVTWEDLRGCFHCHTVYSDGRATVAQMAEAALERGWSYLGIADHSQNAGYAGGLRAQDLRRQRAEIDAWNARNGSRLRLFAGIEADILADGRIDLGDEPGVLDALDYVIGSVHSNFRMSRDDMTRRMLRALDDPRLTILGHATGRLLLSRAGYELDMDAVLEKAAERGVSVEINSDPHRLDLDWRHWPAAKARGVPAAINPDAHATEHLDYVHYGIVMARKGGLEATDVLNTRTLEDVQQALLRRKA, from the coding sequence ATGGATAAGCACGCGCTCGCGCTCGCGCTGGAGGAGATCGCGACGCTGCTGCGCCTGCAGGGCGAGTCCAACCGGTTCCGCGCCCGCGCATTCGCGACGGCTGCGCGTGCCATCGAGAAGCTGGAGGCCGAGCCGCGTGCGCTGCTCGAGGACGACCAGCTCGAACAGGTGAACGGCCTCGGCCCGGCGACTGCCCGCACGGTGCGCGAGCTGCTCGAGACCGGAACGTCGCGCTACCTGGAGGAGCTGCGCACGCGCGTGCCGAGCGGCATGCGTGACCTGCTGGCTGTGCCCGGCCTCGGGCCGACCAAGGTGGAGGCGCTCCACGACCGGCTCGGCATCGACACGCTCGACGATCTCGAGGCGGCTGCGCGGGCCGGGCGCATCGCACAGGTTCGCGGTTTTGGTGAGCGGCTGCAGGCGCGCATCCTGGAAGGAATCGCGTTCGTGCGTGGCGCGAGCGGACGCCGGCGGTATGCGCAGGCGCTGATCACTGCGAACCGCCTGCTGGCGTTTCTGCGCGCACAGCCCGGCATCGAGCGGGCGGAGCTCGCCGGCGAGCTGCGACGTGGCCTGGAGACGGTCGATGGTGCCGACTTCGTCGTTGCCGGCCGCGCGGACACATGCGACGCCGTCATCGAGGCGTTTCTGGGCGTCGCGCCCCCGTCCATGGCGAAGCGCACGGCGGACGGCGCGGAGTCCGTGCTCGCGGACGGACTGCGGATGCGCGTGCGTTGCGTGCCCGAGGAGCGGTTCGCGACGGCGCTGCTCTTCGCGACCGGCAGTGACGCACACCTGCAGGCACTGCAGCAGCGCGCGGAAGGCATGCGGCTCGCGCTTTCTGCGGAGGGGCTGCACAGCTGCAGCCGGCGCGTTCCGGTTCATACCGAGCGCGACGTCTACCAGGCGCTCGACCTCGCCTGGGTACCGCCGGAGCTGCGCGAGGACGACGAGAGCCTTTCGCTCGCCGCGATGGATGCGCTGCCCTCGCTCGTCACATGGGAGGACCTGCGCGGCTGCTTTCACTGCCACACCGTCTACAGTGACGGCCGCGCGACGGTCGCGCAGATGGCGGAGGCCGCGCTCGAGCGCGGGTGGAGCTACCTCGGCATTGCGGACCACTCGCAGAACGCCGGCTATGCGGGCGGCCTGCGCGCGCAGGACCTGCGGCGCCAGCGCGCGGAGATCGATGCGTGGAACGCCCGCAACGGCTCGCGCCTGCGCCTTTTCGCCGGCATCGAGGCCGACATCCTGGCCGACGGCCGCATCGATCTCGGCGACGAACCCGGTGTCCTCGACGCGCTCGACTACGTGATCGGATCGGTGCACTCCAACTTCCGCATGAGCCGGGACGACATGACCAGGCGCATGCTGCGCGCGCTCGATGACCCGCGGCTCACGATCCTGGGACATGCGACCGGCCGGCTGCTGCTCAGCCGCGCGGGTTACGAGCTCGACATGGACGCGGTGCTGGAGAAGGCGGCGGAGCGCGGCGTCTCGGTCGAGATCAACTCCGACCCGCACCGTCTCGACCTGGACTGGCGACACTGGCCGGCCGCAAAGGCCCGCGGGGTGCCTGCGGCGATCAACCCGGACGCCCACGCGACGGAGCACCTCGATTATGTGCACTACGGCATCGTGATGGCGCGCAAGGGCGGGCTCGAGGCGACCGACGTGCTCAATACACGGACACTCGAAGACGTGCAGCAGGCGCTGCTGCGAAGGAAGGCATAA